One Vibrio neonatus genomic window carries:
- the nusG gene encoding transcription termination/antitermination protein NusG — MSEAPKKRWYVVQAFSGFEGRVATSLREHIRMHDMEDLFGDVLVPTEEVVEMRAGQRRKSERKFFPGYVLVQMIMNDESWHLVRSVPRVMGFIGGTSDKPAPITDKEADAILNRLEQASEAPRPRTMYEAGEVVRVNDGPFADFNGTVEEVDYEKSRLKVSVSIFGRATPVELEFGQVEKVD; from the coding sequence ATGAGTGAAGCACCAAAGAAACGTTGGTATGTAGTTCAGGCTTTTTCTGGTTTTGAAGGTCGCGTAGCTACTTCCCTTCGTGAACATATCCGAATGCATGATATGGAAGACTTGTTTGGCGATGTACTAGTTCCAACTGAAGAAGTTGTTGAAATGCGTGCAGGTCAGCGTCGTAAAAGCGAACGTAAATTCTTCCCAGGCTATGTGCTTGTTCAAATGATCATGAACGATGAATCATGGCACCTTGTGCGTAGCGTTCCACGCGTTATGGGCTTTATTGGTGGAACTTCAGATAAACCTGCACCTATCACTGACAAAGAAGCTGACGCTATCTTGAATCGTCTTGAGCAAGCTAGTGAAGCTCCTCGTCCTCGTACTATGTACGAAGCGGGTGAGGTTGTTCGTGTTAATGACGGTCCTTTTGCTGACTTCAACGGTACTGTTGAAGAAGTGGATTATGAGAAGAGTCGCCTAAAAGTGTCAGTATCGATTTTCGGTCGTGCGACACCAGTAGAACTCGAATTTGGTCAAGTTGAAAAAGTTGACTAA
- the secE gene encoding preprotein translocase subunit SecE — MKANAETPDSSSAADIFKWIVVFALLAAAVVGNHLYGEMSVVIRAASVVALIAGALGVAATTTKGKTAIVFARESRMEIRKVVWPTRQETMQTTLIVLAVSIVTALALWGIDGIMVRLVSLATGV; from the coding sequence ATGAAAGCAAATGCAGAAACTCCTGATAGCTCAAGTGCAGCAGACATCTTCAAGTGGATTGTCGTTTTTGCTCTGCTAGCCGCTGCTGTTGTAGGTAATCATCTATATGGTGAAATGTCTGTAGTGATTCGCGCTGCGAGTGTTGTTGCATTAATTGCAGGCGCTCTTGGTGTGGCAGCTACAACCACCAAAGGTAAAACAGCGATCGTCTTTGCTCGCGAATCTCGTATGGAGATCCGCAAAGTTGTTTGGCCAACTCGCCAAGAAACTATGCAAACGACTTTGATCGTATTGGCTGTAAGTATTGTTACGGCTCTAGCGCTTTGGGGCATCGACGGAATTATGGTTCGTCTTGTTTCTCTAGCGACTGGAGTGTGA